Proteins encoded within one genomic window of Aphelocoma coerulescens isolate FSJ_1873_10779 chromosome 9, UR_Acoe_1.0, whole genome shotgun sequence:
- the MUC4 gene encoding mucin-4 isoform X2, which yields MWVTGFKQPSGCYNAARSSPRARPGFGLSLSAGAKALSWSPRQGKVAGIVDQIGRLTLGEGACLVLGPAAERRRDRGDGDSGLFFPSSCPHPPSAQAGKMKGQPLVPTLDPSESGSISDVADSTSAELPSALGMCQALPTAAAARAELPSPAGPTTASVGSQSSGILVPQATARGLLPAESRGEQEGPPSRAALPGGPAMQGSPQAGSGAGVSSPDAAGHPTSVPPAPTTAWHVQLLSSKPTGHAVSLAMGAVTAEEMPVTAWTTEPPLPQDEHSTGTSPPRTSRSSAGPQATAMLLSQEVVLGLHEATSPLATAASISQDRANPMNMAAASASPPNTATEGASLAAPPSADLPSASLAKVTFSSATIGTGKATEPGTRTLSNTDHSASQDPAGPPTQLPPAILPQLPDDAALGTGETPPPSHSAAPSTVGHGLPGANAVTQPQAATGALGTLAAVMDVVAGDHIPPLGSTSAELVSIRNEAKTKATAGTAISETKDVPGGLSMSLSPHAALNDPEGSSSRPFLHSVGSLFPQSLSTGLGTTTAEEAAGRSPPATPSMAMPLSLVGTSGAKPDRAPRAAAAAPSPSIAAYGIGTVPAAHPSSSVSNTPITEAGMGSASLASGSATAMPGDTEATLPVPDTHPSHSQPGPTARSTTPGTGVTPRSAQTPVLWAGIQIVGASGTEMLSPSAAPGTGTAVSDTPGGPRTVTVPMASQADMPPLLEGRASVGMALEVSPSSIPQEMAAITSPLSPAALLQAMGASGDLQPDGSTTGRGMGMGFLEVSTEENPGASAAGPAPSHVIVTAQPSPEPPATEDKPTAGITSPAVGHTNAWETTAASWPGATGTTAHVDSTRSETGTEGAAPSVSTSSTHVPDSKGTGTNLATMLATTPSTSTFLSTTLPITSAGGETFVTRVTTATPSASAQATSTSSALSLAVTHSETSGGGQPVPSPAARNPLVETTLGSWDILGPSTAVAMSNSPLPSLHSPTEEATTAPLSLLGIGATGVAAAGQTPTKSATGTTSPTPISYHDMRLAASTSPPAFQTSPGAPAWGEKTATTAGSTTATAAGSATATAAGNTMATTAGNTTATTAGSTTATAAGNTTTTNAGNTTATTAGNTTATAAGNTPTTTGGNATATAAGSTTATAAGNATATTAGNATATTAGSTTATTAGNATATTAGNATATTAGNTTATTAGSTTATAAGNATAIAAGNATATTAGNTTATTAGNATAITAGNATATTAGNTTATTAGNATAITAGNATATAAGNATATTAGSTTATTAGNTTTTNAGNATAITAGNATAITAGNATATTAGNATAITAGNATAITAGNATATAAGNATAITAGNATATAAGNTTATTSGSTTAIVAGNTTAIAAGNVTATAAGNTMATTAGNTTATTAGNTTATTAGSTTAIVAGNTTAIAAGNVTATAAGNATATTAGSTTATTAGSTTATAAGNTTATTAGSTTATTAGSPTAITAGNATATTAGSTTAIAAGSPIAITAGSTTAIASTAPVSPAKEVGSLPAPGTTAPVRQTATTSPTTTLAHPFGTQRGASTTPSTSAHTTTGHRNPAPEPQPPHELIKPAASLYPFGMEGGDQEYVQRMVDFNSPLFKPEIGFPFGKSLRDTLYFTDNGQIIFPPTDNYVPSNPNPPPQGFTGWESLPMVAVFWDDADFSKGVGTTWYQEYSTLSSTQDPVVQDVEAKIEKYLKISYEAKWTLKVTWEKAPAYPSRRDDTQTSTYQAVLTTDGNRSFALLLYQDGGMRWDYTKLAAANVLIGFSSGNGYAQNNELAQKPRAAKYRPDQHSSTDSDVRGLWIYRLDSRSRVNYRLQCLAWLDTEPAPATWNRQLPPCPCSQPQAELDPRYHWSRGPADTSVRMLRTASPSPAGAGVRCLYQGGSLLEGWQERSWSLPFHTATAPSSTDKELEAFDWCCKRVGKPLFCARFAGKRPRVGCEGYVPPTPAGAFGDPHITTLDGLTYTFNGLGDFVLLLASDAQTSFILQGRTAQTGMAQATNFVAFAAQYISNTTTTVEWTLGSHDDIQVLLNNETIQFSYSQDLGDKVYYSPGVLLINASSVTAVFNGTISVSISAASGILSVVCSLPDWYRNSTRGLLGVWDHDPTDDFQMPNGTSTPVNSSEEEIYSYGMTWAVGEHSLFTQPLDSAALNFTPFFLSRLRQENESQYQLAASQCHGSKECIYDSLSTGNLALGLATQSLAADFQQRKTALNAFPPVITGDPSITAFRTERVRRQYQALGAGARFIPHLSPELNISENGTLIWEPHGIAPFTINLEAIGSNNISALLQLHFTLCRCSRSQECDYSNTVTVKESSLQLAACRCESGYSGPFCQDPPDPCAQGCFPGVGCDPFSGCGPCPAGLTGDGQHCSDIDECAQGTECPGNSTCTNTVGSYICSCLASEQGERPGCGSACGYHSCPEGYCSNGGHCHLHPITCAPTCACPPAFTDQRCLVAGGDFRPLPSSDLPRRSIQMRIKTLQNTTAEEVNSTVSAILDSLEVKAFQSNTNITQTTDSDGFTFVVVSEFAYDNRGTVIRFLNEELPAAITSAFNARRGRREAGTGLLFQRLHQDNITDLVKLTVDELRDYFPCSLYGYKGYRLQYMRTIGFVCISPCKMGYCQHGGQCQHLPEGPTCSCLPFSIYSPAGAQCEWLAISLAAFLGILLGALALLCLLFAIACLALHLCRQHRRQHQGAKETLWRTRPFSYKNPETSRYASKPAPPAALTCHWSCSGTSRLTEKPDAAACSAACCQGLQQQQHTEAGDRQLPFGLWEDSLWRKRFFE from the exons ATGTGGGTGACGGGCTTTAAACAACCCTCCGGCTGCTACAACGCTGCAAGGTCGAGCCCGAGGGCCCGGCCGGGGTTTGGCCTGTCTCTGTCCGCGGGTGCCAAAGCTTTGTCGTGGTCCCCACGACAGGGGAAGGTGGCAGGAATTGTGGATCAAATAGGGAGACTCACCCTGGGAGAAGGTGCCTGTCTTGTTCTTGGTCCTGCGGCAGAACGGAGGAGGGACAGGGGTGATGGGGACTCCGGGCTGTTCTTTCCCTCATCCTGCCCTCACCCACCTTCTGCACAAGCCGGGAAGATGAAGGGGCAGCCCCTTGTCCCCACGCTGGACCCATCAGAGTCGGGCAGCATCTCCGATGTGGCCGACAGCACGAGCGCCGAGCTGCCTTCAGCCCTGGGCATGTGCCAGGCGCTCCCCACAGCCGCAGCCGCACGGGCAGAGCTGCCCTCTCCCGCCGGCCCGACCACCGCctccgtgggcagccagagctcag GCATCCTGGTGCCACAGGCAACAGCGagagggctgctcccagctgaaaGCCGTGGTGAGCAGGAGGGGCCTCCCAGCCGGGCAGCTCTCCCTGGGGGTCCAGCTATGCAAGGCAGCCCCCAGGCAGGGTCAGGGGCTGGGGTCTCCTCTCCAGATGCTGCCGGCCACCCAACCAGCGTCCCTCCAGCTCCCACCACCGCTTGGCACGTGCAGCTTCTGTCCTCCAAGCCAACGGGGCACGCGGTGAGTCTTGCCATGGGTGCTGTCACTGCGGAGGAGATGCCAGTGACAGCATGGACCACAGAGCCACCGCTCCCCCAGgatgagcacagcacagggacatCACCCCCCAGGACAagcaggagctctgctgggCCACAAGCCACTGCCATGCTCCTGTCCCAGGAGGTCGTACTGGGGCTGCATGAGGCCACCTCACCTTTGGCCACAGCTGCCAGCATCTCTCAGGACAGGGCCAACCCCATGAACATGGCAGCAGCCTCAGCCAGCCCCCCCAACACAGCCACGGAGGGAGCCAGCCTGGCAGCCCCACCGTCTGCAGACCTCCCGAGTGCATCCTTGGCAAAGGTCACCTTTTCTTCTGCTACCATTGGCACCGGCAAGGCTACAGAACCAGGGACACGAACCTTATCCAACACTGACCACAGTGCCTCACAGGACCCTGCTGGGCCTCCCactcagctgcctccagccattTTGCCCCAGCTTCCTGATGATGCTGCGCTGGGCACAGGGGAGACACCTCCCCCCAGCCACAGCGCAGCCCCCAGCACTGTTGGACATGGGCTGCCTGGAGCCAATGCTGTCACCCAACCCCAGGCAGCAACAGGAGCTCTGGGCACACTGGCTGCAGTGATGGATGTCGTGGCTGGAGACCACATCCCACCTCTGGGAAGCACCAGTGCTGAGCTGGTGTCCATCAGGAATGAGGCCAAAACCAAAGCCACAGCAGGCACTGCCATCTCGGAGACCAAGGACGTGCCAGGGGGGCTCAGCATGAGTCTGTCCCCGCATGCAGCTCTCAATGATCCTGAGGGTTCCTCTTCAAGGCCCTTTCTGCACTCCGTGGGCTCTCTGTTCCCTCAGTCCCTCTCAACAGGCCTTGGGACCACCACAGCAGAGGAAGCTGCAGGCAGATCTCCTCCAGCCACTCCCAGCATGGCCATGCCGTTGTCCCTCGTGGGCACCAGTGGAGCAAAGCCAGACAGGGCCCCtcgagctgctgctgctgcaccatCACCTTCCATTGCTGCGTATGGCATCGGGACTGTGCCAGCTGCCCATCCATCCTCCTCTGTTAGCAACACTCCAATTACTGAAGCAGGGATGGGATCAGCATCACTGGCCAGTGGCAGTGCCACCGCAATGCCAGGGGACACCGAAGCCACTCTGCCTGTACCTGATACACACCCCAGCCACAGCCAGCCAGGTCCCACAGCACGCTCAACAACCCCGGGAACTGGTGTCACACCCAGATCTGCACAAACCCCAGTGCTCTGGGCCGGGATCCAAATTGTGGGAGCttcagggacagagatgctgtcACCCAGTGCTGcaccaggcactggcacagctgtaTCAGATACCCCTGGGGGGCCCAGAACAGTCACTGTCCCCATGGCATCGCAAGCAGACATGCCCCCTCTCCTGGAAGGCAGAGCCAGTGTAGGGATGGCTCTGGAGGTGTCCCCATCCAGCATACCCCAAGAGATGGCAGCAATCACGTCCCCACTGTCCCCGGCTGCCCTCCTGCAAGCAATGGGGGCTTCAGGTGACCTCCAGCCTGATGGCAGCACCACAGGGcgagggatggggatggggttcCTGGAGGTGAGCACGGAGGAGAACCCAGGTGCCAGTGCAGCGGGGCCAGCTCCCAGCCACGTGATTGTCACTGCACAACCATCACCAGAGCCACCTGCCACTGAGGACAAGCCCACAGCTGGGATCACCTCGCCAGCTGTTGGCCACACAAATGCATGGGAGACTACAGCTGCATCCTGGCCAGGTGCCACAGGTACCACTGCCCATGTGGACAGCACCCGCTCTGAGACCGGCACCGAGGGTGCAGCACCCTCagtcagcaccagcagcactcaTGTCCCTGACTCCAAAGGCACTGGCACAAACCTGGCCACCATGCTGGCCACCACACCATCCACCAGCACATTCCTCAGCACTACCCTGCCAATCACCTCAGCAGGTGGGGAGACCTTTGTGACCAGGGTCACCACAGCCACACCATCTGCCTCAGCACaggccaccagcaccagcagtgcCCTGTCCCTTGCTGTAACACACAGTGAGACAAGTGGAGGTGGGCAGCCTGTCCCATCCCCAGCAGCACGTAACCCCTTGGTGGAGACAACTCTTGGATCCTGGGACATCCTTggtcccagcactgctgttgcAATGTCCAactctcccctccccagcctgcacAGCCCAACAGAGGAGGCAACAACAGCCCCCTTATCCCTGCTTGGTATTGGTGCAACtggggtggcagcagctggacaGACTCCCACCAAGTCAGCAACAGGCACCACTTCTCCTACACCCATCAGCTACCACGACATGCGACTAGCAGCAAGCACGTCACCTCCTGCCTTCCAGACATCTCCAGGGGCACCTGCTTGGGGGGAGAAAACAGCCACCACTGCAGGCAGCACCACGGCCACCGCTGCAGGGAGCGCCACAGCCACCGCTGCAGGGAACACCATGGCCACCACTGCAGGGAacaccacagccaccactgcagGCAGCACCACAGCCACCGCTGCAGGGAACACCACAACCACCAATGCAGGGAacaccacagccaccactgcagGAAACAccacagccactgctgcaggAAACACCCCAACCACCACTGGAGGGAACGCCACAGCCACCGCTGCAGGGAGCACCACAGCCACCGCTGCAGGAAAtgccacagccaccactgcaggaaatgccacagccaccactgcaggcagcaccacagccaccactgcagGGAAtgccacagccaccactgcagGGAAtgccacagccaccactgcagGGAacaccacagccaccactgcagGCAGCACCACAGCCACCGCTGCAGGAAACGCCACAGCCATTGCTGCAGGGAACgccacagccaccactgcagGGAacaccacagccaccactgcagGGAATGCCACAGCCATCACTGCAGGGAACgccacagccaccactgcagGGAacaccacagccaccactgcagGGAATGCCACAGCCATCACTGCAGGGAACGccacagccactgctgcagggaacgccacagccaccactgcaggcagcaccacagccaccactgcagGGAACACCACAACCACCAATGCAGGGAATGCCACAGCCATCACTGCAGGGAATGCCACAGCCATCACTGCAGGGAACgccacagccaccactgcagGGAATGCCACAGCCATCACTGCAGGGAATGCCACAGCCATCACTGCAGGGAACGccacagccactgctgcagggaatgCCACAGCCATCACTGCAGGGAACGCCACAGCCACCGCTGCAGGGAACACCACGGCCACCACTTCAGGGAGCACCACTGCCATCGTTGCAGGAAACACCACAGCCATCGCTGCAGGAAACGTcacagccactgctgcagggaaCACCATGGCCACCACTGCAGGAAacaccacagccaccactgcagGAAacaccacagccaccactgcagGGAGCACCACTGCCATCGTTGCAGGAAACACCACAGCCATCGCTGCAGGAAACGTcacagccactgctgcagggaacgccactgccaccactgcaggcagcaccacagccaccactgcagGCAGCACCACAGCCACCGCTGCAGGGAacaccacagccaccactgcaggcagcaccacagccaccactgcagGCAGCCCCACTGCCATCACTGCAGGGAACgccacagccaccactgcagGCAGCACCACAGCCATCGCTGCAGGCAGCCCTATTGCCATCACTGCAGGCAGCACCACAGCTATTGCATCCACAGCCCCAGTGAGCCCAGCCAAGGAGGTGGGAAGtctcccagccccaggaacCACGGCACCAGTGAGACAAACAGCCACCACCAGCCCTACCACCACCCTGGCTCATCCCTTTGGCACACAGAGAGGAGCATCCACAACACCAAGCACATCTGCCCACACCACCACTGGGCACAGAAATCCTGCCCCTGAGCCCCAACCCCCCCATGAGCTTATCA AGCCAGCAGCCTCACTCTACCCCTTTGGCATGGAAGGAGGGGACCAAGAGTACGTCCAGAGGATGGTGGACTTTAACTCACCCCTGTTCAAGCCAGAGATTGGATTTCCCTTTGGGAAGTCACTGCGAGATACTCTCTAC TTTACAGATAATGGACAGATCATCTTTCCACCCACGGACAACTATGTCCCATccaaccccaacccccctccccagggcttCACTGGCTGGGAAAGCTTGCCAATGGTGGCTGTCTTTTGGGATGATGCAGACTTTTCCAAGGGTGTTGGCACCACCTGGTACCAG GAGTACTCTACACTCAGCTCTACACAAGACCCCGTTGTGCAGGATGTGGAAGCAAAGATTGAGAAATACTTGAAAATCTCCTATGAAGCAAAATGGACCTTGAAGGTGACATGGGAAAAGGCTCCGGCATACCCATCCCGGAGGGATGACACTCAG ACGAGCACCTACCAGGCAGTTCTCACCACCGACGGGAACCGCTCCTTCGCCCTGCTGCTCTACCAGGATGGTGGGATGCGCTGGGACTACACCAAGCTGGCTGCAGCCAACGTGCTGATCGGCTTCTCCAG TGGCAATGGCTATGCCCAAAACAATGAGCTGGCCCAGAAGCCACGAGCTGCCAAGTACCGACcagaccagcacagcagcaccgaCTCCG ATGTGCGCGGGCTGTGGATTTACAGACTGGACAGTCGCTCCCGGGTGAATTACAGGCTGCAGTGCCTGGCGTGGCTGGACACAGAGCCAGCGCCAGCCACCTGGAACAGACAGCTGCCACCGtgcccctgctcccagccccaggcagagctggatcCCCGCTACCACTGGAGCAGAG GCCCAGCAGACACCTCCGTGAGGATGCTGCGCACTGcatcccccagcccagctggagctggggtgcGATGTCTGTACCAAGGTGGGAGCTTGCTTGAAGGCTGGCAGGAGAGATCATGGAGCCTTCCCTTCCACACTGCCACTG CACCTTCCTCCACAGACAAGGAGCTGGAAGCATTCGACTGGTGCTGCAAGCGTGTGGGGAAGCCCCTGTTCTGTGCCAGGTTTGCTGGGAAGAGACCGAGGGTTGGCTGTGAGGGATACGTGCCACCCACACCCG CTGGTGCCTTTGGGGACCCTCACATCACCACCCTGGATGGACTCACCTACACCTTCAATGGGCTCGGGGactttgtcctgctgctggccagtgATGCTCAGACCAGCTTCATTTTGCAAGGGCGCACAGCACAGACTGGCATGGCCCAGGCCACCAACTTTGTGGCCTTTGCTGCCCAGTACATCTCCAACACCACCACAACA GTTGAGTGGACCTTGGGGAGCCATGATGACATCCAAGTCCTCCTGAACAACGAAACTATCCAGTTTTCCTATTCCCAAG ACCTGGGTGACAAGGTCTACTACAGCCCTGGTGTCCTGCTAATCAACGCCTCTTCTGTCACGGCTGTCTTCAATGGGACCATCTCTGTCTCCATCTCGGCTGCCTCTGGGATCCTCAGCGTGGTCTGCAGCCTGCCCGACTGGTACCGAAACAGCACCAGGGGCCTCCTGG GTGTGTGGGACCATGACCCCACAGATGACTTCCAGATGCCAAATGGTACCAGCACCCCAGTGAACAGCAGTGAGGAGGAGATCTACAGCTATGGGATGACCT GGGCTGTTGGGGAGCACAGCCTGTTCACTCAGCCTCTGGACTCAGCAGCACTGAACTTCACACCCTTCTTCTTGTCTCGGCTGCGGCAGGAGAATGAAAGCCAGTACCAGCTGGCAGCCTCGCAGTGTCATGGCAGCAAGGAGTGCATCTACGATTCGCTGAGCACAGGGAACTTGGCCCTGGGCCTGGCCACCCAGAGCCTTGCAGCCGACTTCCAGCAGAGGAAGACAGCACTCA ATGCCTTCCCTCCTGTCATCACCGGTGACCCATCAATCACAGCCTTCAGGACAGAGAGGGTCAGAAGGCAGTACCAGGCCTTGGGGGCAGGTGCACGCTTCATTCCCCACCTCTCACCAGAGCTCAACATATCGG AGAATGGCACCCTGATATGGGAACCCCATGGGATAGCCCCATTCACCATCAACCTGGAGGCTATTGGGTCCAACAACATCTCTGCACTCCTCCAGCTCCACTTCACCCTTTGCAGAtgcagcaggagccaggagTGTGACTACAGCAACACTGTCACTGTCAAGGAGTCTTCCCTGCAG ctggcagcctgcagaTGTGAGAGTGGCTACTCGGGTCCCTTCTGCCAGGACCCTCCAGACCCCTGCGCCCAGGGATGCTTCCCCGGTGTGGGATGTGACCCTTTCAGTGGCTGTGGCCCCTGCCCAGCTGGCCTGACAGGGGATGGACAGCACTGCTCAG ATATCGATGAGTGTGCGCAGGGGACGGAGTGCCCGGGGAACAGCACCTGCACCAACACCGTGGGCAGCTAcatctgctcctgcctggccaGTGAGCAGG GTGAaaggccaggctgtggctcaGCCTGTGGCTACCACTCCTGCCCTGAGGGCTACTGCAGCAACGGGGGACACTGCCACCTTCACCCCATCACCTGTGCCCCCACCTGCGCCTGCCCTCCGGCTTTCACCGACCAGCGCTGCCTGGTGGCAGGGGGGGATTTTCGGCCACTGCCCAGCTCAG ATCTCCCTCGGAGAAGCATCCAGATGAGGATCAAGACACTGCAAAACACCACTGCTGAGGAAGTCAACAGCACT GTCTCAGCCATCCTGGACTCCCTGGAGGTAAAGGCTTTCCAGAGTAACACCAACATTACCCAGAC GACAGACAGTGATGGCTTCACCTTTGTGGTGGTGTCCGAGTTTGCCTATGACAACCGCGGCACCGTCATCCGCTTCCTGAACGAGGAGCTGCCCGCGGCCATCACCAGCGCCTTCAACGCGCGGCGGGGGCGACGGGAGGCAGGCACGGGGCTCCTCTTCCAGCGCCTGCACCAGGACAACATCACTGACCTGGTGAAGT TGACAGTGGACGAGCTGAGGGACTATTTCCCCTGCTCTCTGTATGGCTACAAAGGCTATCGGCTCCAGTACATGAGGACCATTGGCTTCGTCTGCATCTCCCCTTGCAAGATGGGCTACTGCCAGCACGgtggccagtgccagcacctgcCCGAGGGGCCCACGTGCAG CTGCCTGCCCTTCTCCATCTACTCCCCGGCTGGCGCCCAGTGCGAGTGGCTGGCCATCAGCCTGGCTGCCTTTCTCGGCATCCTGCTGGgagccctggctctgctctgcctcctGTTTGCCATCGcctgcctggccctgcacctctgccgccagcaccgccgccagcaccaggg GGCCAAGGAGACCTTGTGGAGGACACGACCCTTTTCCT ATAAGAATCCAGAGACCTCACGTTACGCCTCCAAGCCAGCCCCCCCAGCAGCCCTAACCTGCCACTGGTCCTGTTCTGGCACCTCCAGGCTCACAGAGAAGCCAGACGCTGCTGCCTGCTCCGCCGCTTGCTGCCAaggtctgcagcagcagcaacacacGGAAGCAGGGGACAGGCAGCTGCCTTTTGGGCTGTGGGAGGATTCACTCTGGAGGAAGCGCttttttgaatga